The Tamandua tetradactyla isolate mTamTet1 chromosome 13, mTamTet1.pri, whole genome shotgun sequence genome segment tttattccttttctccTGGACTCTAGGCCTTGCAGTCATAGAAAAACTTTGAAAAGGCCTAAATTTGTTCTGGATGCAATACTGGTTCTGGTCCCACCATACCCAGTCCCCACTACTTTAAAGCCCCTAAGCCTCCCTCCCAAGGTATCTAAAGTGAGAAAATGATTCCTTCCCCTCACCACAATCAGAACTTTTGCTCAGAGTAACCAGATCTGGGTTAGTTGCTAGGTGGAAAGCAATCTGATTGAATTCATTCATATGCTGTGGGAATTGCTTCTTGAGACTTCtgtttatttaaaaggaaaggagTATTTTGAGGTATGTACACCCTGGCAGCAGGCCCCAGGCCAACTCCCTTGAGTTGTGCCCGCCTTTCAGGAAGTCTTCCCTTTCTGAATTTCTCTAAATGGGCTGAGTCCAGGTGGTGGTTGATTTTTTCCAACAAAAGATAGCCATTTCTTCATAGGCTGGTGTTTTAAAGAGGAATAAGCCTAAACTCCTCGTCCTGTCACAGGATACTGAGCTCCATACCTGGGGAGTAGACAGTCTTCTACTTCCTAAAAAGCTGGACTTGAAATTTGGAGTAAATTACTTGGTTGAGTGACAGGTGTTTCAAATCTGAGCCCTGAGGAGAGTCTCCAACTGCTCAGGGACCCTCGCCTCTACACCAGAGGCCTGGTGAGCTGGCCTCCTCTGGTCCTGTTCAAAGTGAGAAGGAGGCTCCTACAGAAGACCTGGGAAGACGACTCTGATCTCCTACACCTTAGGTCAGTCTGTTTGTCCATCTCTGGTAATGGCGGCCTCcggttatttttctttcccattaaAGCCTCTAGTTTTCCCCgcttctctctcttcctgaaCGCCTTCTCCGAGCCTTGGTCTCCGTCCCTCTGTCCCTGGCTCCTGCATCTGTCTCGGCTCCCGGCCTCCCTacccccccgcccctcccccgcgcTGTCATTCACCCCGCTCCTCTCCGCTCGCAGCCAATGGAGAGACCCGGCCGAAACGGCAAGGCTCGCTCGCACCGGGCTTTTTCGCTCGGTGATTGATGTCCCAGAGTCAACAGCGAGCGAGCAGCCGGAGAGGGGAAGGAGCAGTCTGAGTGGGAAAGAATACGGCGCCCCCTctctcactcccctccccccctaCTTTAGCCCTCCCTGCGCACTTCGGCTCCAAGTCTCGGCGCAGCCAGGAGCCGCTGCCGCCTCCGCGCCCCTGAGCGCTGCCCCCCGAGCCAAGCACAGCGGGCGCCGCCGCCCGGCCCCCCCCGCGGGGCCAGGGCCAGCATGGAGCATCTGGGTCCGCACCACCTCCACCCGGGCCACGCGGAGCCCATCAGCTTCGGCATCGATCAGATCCTCAACAGCCCGGACCAGGGCGGCTGCATGGGGCCCTCCTCGCGCCTCCAGGACGGAGAATATGGCCTTGGTTGTTTGGTCGGAGGCGCCTACGCTTACGGCGGCGGCGGGGGCCCCGCGGCCGGGACCGGGGGCGCGGGGGCCTACGGCGCTGGCGGCCCCGGTGGCCCCGGCGGTCCCGCGGGCGGCGGTGGCGCTGCCTGCAGCATGGGCCCGCTGGCCGGCTCCTACAACGTGAACATGGCCTTGGCGGGCGGCCCCGgtccgggcggcggcggcggcagcagcggGGGGCCGCTGAGCGCCGCGGGGGTGATCCGGGTTCCGGCGCACAGGCCGCTAGCTGGTACGgtggcccacccccagcccctggccatCGGCTTACCCACCGTTCCCTCCGTGCCTGCTGTGCCGGGCGTCAACAACCTCACCGGCCTcacctttccctggatggagAGTAACCGCAGATACACAAAGGACAGGTTCACAGGTGAGTCCGGCCCGTGCGCGCTCCACCTGGCCGCGGCCCGGGCTCTTCGCTACCGTCCCCCCGCGCGGTGGCTCCCCACAGCCTCCTCTGCGCGCCAGGTCGCCCCGCTCCTCTCCGAGCTTCCCCGGGTTCAGCCGCCTTTCTGTGTTCGCGGAGTCGCCATGCCCTAAGAGTTCTCTCAGCCTGAGCCCCTCTCCGCCTCTCCCGCAAGATCCCTGCTCTGAAAGCCTAGCCTGGGAACCCTATAGAGGTCCCAAGGCCGGGTCAGGCTGAGGGAAGCGGGCTGTAGTTTCGAGACTACCTTCCGCCAGCATTCGGGGCTGGGAATCTCGGAGAAAGGGGCATGGTGTGACAAACTCAGTTTCTTCTGTCCGGGTCAGGTTCTCTGGCTCAGACAGTGAGCACTGTTCCCTCTCCAAGCCTCAAAATCAGAGACAAGGAAAGAACATGTTCCCCCAGCTCCTGCCCCCtacgcacacgcacacacttgGCGCTCTGCGCTCTGGCGCCCGTCGCCAGCAGGGCCCAGCCGCCCGGCCCAGCAGAGGCCCGAGCTCGGGTAAAGCCGCAGAGCTGGCGGGCCCTTCTTCCTAGACTGAGGGCTCCGGCAGTGGCAGCGCGGAGTTGAGCTGCTCCGGATGATTGCCCCTTCCTTTTCGTTCTGTCCCGGCTCGGAGTCCTTCCCCGTGCTCGACTCTGTTCCGTCTGGTATGAATAATGCACCGGCCGGGCCGGCGATCGATCAGCGGCCAGAGGACGGCTCCGGGGATAATTACACACTCGGCGGAGGCCGGCTGTCGACCTCGCCGCTGCCTGTTCCGCGCCTTCCTCTTCTCGCCTCGGCTCCCGCTTCCGCTCTCGGCTATGGGCTCCAGCTTTCGCGCGCGGGCCCCTGCCCCCCGGGCGCCTCTTCCCGCTCGCTTTAGCGTCCCCTGGATCCAAGACTGCGACTCTCACGCCAAGGCTGGCCCCCAAACCCCGCTGGCAGGCAGCCACGAGTTGAGCCCGGGTTCCCCGTTGGTGCTTTAAAGCTGGGAAGGCCGGAGGACAGGCCGCTGCCAGCTGCAATGTGGGGCTCCAGGAGCCGCAGGACTCAAGGGCCCGCCAAGGGTGGAAGAAAGTGGTGTGTACAGATAGGGCAGGAGAGACTGCTTAGGGCCAGACTCTGGCCTAGGTGACCCAAGATACCCCAGGTCCTCTGCTCCTCTTCCAGGCAGCACATGTAGGAAGACTGTCCTGGAGCCTCGGGCTGTGGCACACCTGGAATGGGGATTGAGGGGAGAGGTAGCACTGTTGCTGGCTCTGGGCCTCGAGGGAGGGCCCCTCACTCAAGGGGTCCCAGCACCTCTCAGGCCTGAGAAGGCTGTAGCCTGTGCTTCGTGCCCATCCCGAACCGCCACCCCCAGGCCAGACCAGTGTGGAGGGACTGTACTGGCTTCCAGCGCCAAGGCCACTGTCCTTGTCTCTGGTGAGAGAGATTCTGAAAGGGCCTATCTAGGGGAGACACAGCTCACCCCAATCCTGCTTCAGTCTTGAAGAAGGGAAGGTGAAAGTATATAGGGTTCTGAGGGTGTTTGGCTGTTGCTTTGTGTTGCCTGCATCCTGTGTCCGCCTGCTTGTGTTTGTGCCGGTCTGGGAGTGTGTCTGCCTGTTTGGCTGTATAAGTTATAAGTCTGTGCCTGCTGTATGCGATGTGTCTGTGCGTGTTGTGTGATGGAAGTTCAGATCAGGACCCAGGGCCAGAGAGCCTGGACTGAGCAGGGTCTCTTACACTTGGGCAGTTTCGCTGAAGCTGGATGCCAGGGctgtggggggtggagtggggtggggtgggggtggtctgCGACCTTTAGCTTGCCTCAGACACGCCCCTCAGGGGGAGCATGGAGGCAGCTGCCGCCCTGTCTGCGCTGGGCACGCGGGAGCCCGGGGCTAGGGAGGCCTCCGTGGTGGCGGCAGCGGCGTCGGCCTGGCGGGCGGGAGGGGGGCTGTTTCCCGCCGCGGGCTTGGCGCAGAGGGCTATCGGGAGGATTGCGCCCCTGCTTGTGGGGTTCCCCTGCTGCGCTCGGCTGACTCGCGGGGTGTCCGGCCTGGAACGCCTCCTGACGCTCTGCCGCTTGCCTCTGCCGTCTGTCTGTCTCCCGCTCCAGTGGCCCTCTCACCCTTCACTGTAACACGCCGTATAGGTCACCCCTATCAGAACCGGACGCCCCCCAAGAAGAAGAAACCGCGTACATCCTTCACACGCCTGCAGATCTGCGAGCTGGAGAAGCGCTTCCACCGCCAGAAGTACTTGGCCTCGGCCGAGCGCGCCGCCCTGGCCAAGGCGCTCAAAATGACCGACGCGCAGGTCAAAACCTGGTTCCAGAATCGGCGGACAAAGTGGAGGTGAGCGCGCGGGGCGGGCGCGGCTGCGGGCGGCGCAGTCTCGGGCTGCTCTCGGCTCTGGGCCTCTTTGGGGCGCGCACACATTCCCACCGCTCGCCGGCTTTCTGATCGGTTCCGGGGAGCCGAAGGCTCCTGCTAGGTTGGCAGGGAACCGGAAGAGACCGAGGCCGAAGGCCGGGATGGGACTGGCTGCTCCAGCTGggggttctgttttgttttgttcccccacccccacccccaccctacccccatccctacccccaCCACACCGAAGGCTTCAAGGCTTTCTGGCTAGAACACTGCGGGTAGGCGCGCCTGGACTCTTCTGCCGCTTGGAGCACAGTCTACACAGTTGGGCTCAGTGGGTCCTCAAGGGCTTTTTGTTTGAGCACATTCGCGTTTATGGAGAGGGtgggacggggggggggggcttttcTATCCCTGAGACACGAAGGCCGGCGCCTTGTTTCTGCGCTCCAGCCGGGGCTCCCGGCAGCGTGAATGGGGCCCCAGGACGCGGGCTGGGCCATGCTGACTCCCTCCTCCACAGACACCAGGCCCCGGCTCAGAGGCCCCCCACCCCGGAAGGGGAAAATCAATCCGCGCCGGCTGCGGCGGGGGTTTCTCGAGTCCCACTGAAAGGGGGATCAATTAGGAGcagatgggtgtgtgtgtgcgagCGAGAGAATTTTCCTCTTCTCCCGTCACAGACCCACAACTGCACTTAACCGCACACTCGTTTTATATTTTTCGCCTACCTATATGCCGACCTCTCTCGTTTTTGCTCTCCCTATTTCACCCTCACTGACACGAAGCGCCCCCCACCCACACCGCCAGGCTGCCTTACTTACTCCCTGCGCACACCGGTGCGTTCTCCAGTGGCACCCTCTAGCACCCCGCACTCTCCCGCACCCTCCACATTTGGCCCGCACCCTTGCTTCTACACACGTCCCGGGACTTCCTCGTTTCCCGCAGGCCCAGGGGGAAGCTAGACAGAGTCTGGGCGAAGTCTGCGGCGCCGGGCCGGGCGGGCTtcggggagggaggaaggaattggagtttcctctttttctgaaTGAAGGCCAGGAATCTACCCGGGATTCTGGAGTCGGGACCACAAAGGCAGCCGCGGCCTGGCGAGTGCGCCTCTACCCCAACCCCACCCCGAACCCAGCATTCCTGCCGCTGGGGAAGGGATACCGGGGTTGGGGGGACGGTTCGGCTTCAGACCTCTGGAGAGCCTATTAAAGAAGGAAGTGGAGGAGCTGGGGATGGGGCCGCTGGTGTTCCTGCTGCGGCctaagggaggggaggagagggagccAGGGCGGACTCagagactgggggtgggggggtgcttaggagaggaggggaggggtggcATGCAAAGAGACAGACTGAAACACaaatgcggggggggggggggataggcAGCCAGGAAGAAGTCCTATTTATAATAAAGGAAAGCAAAGGTTGACTAAAAATGCCGTTTTCGTTTCAAACGAATTCCCTTAATTCTGAGAGAACGAAAGGGGGTGGGGATGagtgaaaacaaatcacagagacACAAAGCCTGAAGAAAAACATTCAGGCCGTCTGAAATGCAGGGAAGACGGGGCAGACGAGTGGCAGAAAGACACACAGCGAAAAGGGCGGCGCGGAG includes the following:
- the TLX1 gene encoding T-cell leukemia homeobox protein 1; translation: MEHLGPHHLHPGHAEPISFGIDQILNSPDQGGCMGPSSRLQDGEYGLGCLVGGAYAYGGGGGPAAGTGGAGAYGAGGPGGPGGPAGGGGAACSMGPLAGSYNVNMALAGGPGPGGGGGSSGGPLSAAGVIRVPAHRPLAGTVAHPQPLAIGLPTVPSVPAVPGVNNLTGLTFPWMESNRRYTKDRFTGHPYQNRTPPKKKKPRTSFTRLQICELEKRFHRQKYLASAERAALAKALKMTDAQVKTWFQNRRTKWRRQTAEEREAERQQANRILLQLQQEAFQKSLAQPLPADPLCVHNSSLFALQNLQPWSDDSTKITSVTSVASACE